One Primulina huaijiensis isolate GDHJ02 chromosome 8, ASM1229523v2, whole genome shotgun sequence genomic region harbors:
- the LOC140982444 gene encoding tryptophan aminotransferase-related protein 2-like: MYESYWQNVGSKYAVTIAACQSLSYFANAKNLCWFLEPKLEEEIKMVHNVVGNAVVQDHYIVVGTGSSQLIQAALYALCDSLNEPNPISVVSAAPYYSSYAEVMDFLRSRLFKWGGDARSFDEDGPYIEMVTSPNNPDGVIREPVVKGAKGVLIHDFAYYWPQYTAITSPADHDIMLFTVSKCTGHAGSRIGWALVRDQNVAIKMVKFVELNTIGVSKEAQLRAAKILEVVSASCQKVKPHDLEDFFEYNHNLMAERWKKLRASVKINKLFCVPKFPQQYCHFAGDFTETYPAFAWLKCEGSIDCEKLLRGHKILTRSGRRFGSDQEYVRISMLARDEEFDLFLRRLSTIQGIVCGNSEL; the protein is encoded by the exons AATCTCTCAGTTATTTTGCCAACGCTAAGAACCTGTGCTGGTTTTTGGAGCCAAAACTTGAGGAAGAAATAAAGATGGTGCACAACGTGGTCGGCAACGCAGTAGTCCAAGATCATTACATTGTTGTGGGAACAGGTTCAAGTCAGTTAATTCAGGCGGCCTTGTATGCCCTTTGTGATTCTTTAAATGAGCCGAATCCTATCAGTGTTGTGTCGGCTGCTCCGTATTATTCG TCATACGCCGAGGTCATGGATTTTTTGCGTTCTAGGCTATTCAAATGGGGAGGTGATGCACGTAGCTTTGATGAAGACGGACCATATATAGAGATGGTAACCTCTCCGAATAACCCTGACGGAGTTATACGTGAACCGGTGGTTAAAGGAGCAAAAGGGGTTCTCATTCATGACTTTGCATACTACTGGCCACAATATACAGCCATCACGTCTCCAGCAGATCATGACATCATGTTATTTACAGTTTCCAAATGCACTGGCCATGCAGGTTCACGAATTGG ATGGGCACTTGTTAGAGACCAAAATGTAGCTATAAAGATGGTGAAATTCGTCGAACTCAACACCATTGGAGTGTCAAAAGAAGCCCAACTCAGAGCAGCCAAGATCCTTGAAGTGGTTTCTGCTAGCTGCCAAAAAGTCAAGCCTCATGACTTGGAAGATTTCTTCGAATACAACCACAATCTCATGGCTGAAAGGTGGAAGAAACTGCGGGCTTCTGTCAAGATCAACAAACTCTTTTGTGTCCCAAAGTTTCCCCAACAATACTGCCATTTCGCCGGAGACTTCACCGAAACATACCCCG CTTTTGCTTGGTTGAAATGCGAAGGGAGCATTGACTGTGAAAAACTGTTAAGAGGGCACAAGATTTTAACGAGAAGCGGGAGGCGATTCGGGAGTGATCAAGAGTATGTTAGAATAAGCATGCTGGCTAGGGACGAAGAGTTTGATCTATTTCTTCGGAGGTTGTCAACTATTCAAGGGATTGTCTGCGGAAATTCGGAGCTTTAA